One Archangium violaceum genomic window, GTGCTCGTCTACGACCTGGGCGGCGGCACCTTCGACGTGTCCATCATCGCGATCCGCGACCGCGTCTTCGAGGTGAAGGCCACCGGCGGTGACGTCTTCCTGGGCGGTATCGACTTCGACAACGCCATCATCCACCACGTCCTCAAGGACTTCGCCGCCAAGACGGGCATCGACCTGGCCACGGATCCGGTGGCCATGCAGCGCATCAAGGACCTCGCCGAGCGCACGAAGATCGATCTGTCGGCGCGCGACGACGTGCAGTTCAACATCCCCTTCATCACGATGACGGCGCAGGGCCAGCCGCTGAACATCGAGATGAAGTTCACGCGCAAGATGCTGCAGCAGCTCACCAACCACCTGGTGGACCGGACGCTGCAGATGGTGGCGCGGGTGCTGGTGGACTCGGGGCTGAGCACCAAGGACATCGACGAGGTGCTGCTGGTGGGCGGGCAGACGCGCATGCCAATCGTCCAGGACCGGTTGACGAAGTTCTTCGGCAAGACGCCGAGCAAGGGCGTGCACCCGGACGAGGCGGTGGCGGTGGGCGCGGCGCTGTACGCGAAGTCCCTGGAGGACAACTCGAGCCTGCGGCTGCAGCTGCTGGACGTGATCCCGATGGCCATCGGCCTGGAGCGCGCGGGCGGGGCGTTCCACACGGTGTTCCCGCGCAACGCGCCAATCCCCAACGCCCGGCAGCTGGTGGCGACCACGAGCATGGACAACCAGACCGAGCTGGCCATGCGCATCTACCAGGGCGACCACGAGCAGGTGGTGAAGAACGATCTGCTGGGCGAGTTCACGTTCTCGGGGATCCGCCCGGCCCGAGCGGGCTCGGTGCAGGTGGAGATCACCTTCGACGTGAACGTGGAAGGCATCCTCACCATGCGCGCCAGGGATCCGGCCACCGGCCGGGAGATGAACACCACGGTCCGCGTGAGCAGCTGACCTTTACTTCCCCTCTCCCGCCGGGAGAGGGACGGGGTGAGGGGACGTGCTCATCTGGTTCCAGATCCGTGTGAGCACGGCCTCGGTCTCCTGCAGCACCTCCCGATTGGAAAACCGCAACACCGTGAGGCCGTGCGCCTCCAGGAACTCCGTGCGCGCCGCATCTCGGGCCTGTTGCTCGGGCCGCGCATGGCCGTCCCCGTCCAGTTCGAGGGCCAGCTTCGCCTCGTGTGCGTAGAAGTCGAGGATGTAGGGGCCGAACTGATGCTGGCGCCGGAACTTCACGCCCATGAGTTGACGGGCCCTCAGCAGCCTCCACAGCAGGGACTCCGCATCCGTGGTGTTCGCCCGGAGCCGCCGACACAGATCGAGCAACCCGAGTTGACTCAGTTCACCGTGTGACGCGCGATGCACGTACCCTCACCCCGACCCTCTCCCGAGGGGAGAGGGAGAGGTGCGTACCACGGACCGGGAGATTACCCCCTGAAATGAAAAACCCCCGTGCCTCGGCGGGCAACGGGGGTTTCCCCTGTGGAAGATGAAGTGGGCCTCTACGCCGACTTCTTTTCCTTCTCCATCACCAACTGGGGCGGCTCGTGCTTGGTCACCACCGTCTCGGTGATCTTGCACTCCTTCACCCCATCCCGGTACGGGACGTCGTACATGATGTCCAGCATCGCGTCCTCCAGGATCGCACGCAGTCCGCGCGCTCCCGAGTTGCGACGCATCGCCTCCCGCGCGATCGCCTTCAGCGCTTCCTTCGTGAAGGTCAGCTTCACCTTCTCCATCTCGAAGAGCTTCTGGTACTGCTTGATCAGCGCGTTCTTCGGCTGCGTGAGGATCGTGATCAGATCCTCTTCCTTCAGATCGTTCAGCGTCGCCACCACCGGCAGACGCCCGATGAACTCGGGAATCATCCCGAACTTCATCAGATCCTCCGGCTCCACCATGGCCAGCAGCTCGCCCACGCTCCGGTCTTCCCGGTGGGTGATCTTCGCCCCGAACCCCAGGCCCTTCTCGCCCACACGGCGCTTGATCACCCCGTCGATGCCGTGGAACGCGCCGCCGCAGATGAACAGGATGTTCGTCGTATCAACCTGCACGTACTCCTGCTGGTTGTACTTCTTCCCGCCCCTCGGCGTGACGTTGGCCCGCGTGCCCTCGATGATCTTCAGGAGCGCCTGCTGCACGCCCTCGCCGCCCACGTCTCGCGTGGCGCTCGGCGTGTCACCCTTGCGCGCGATCTTGTCGATCTCGTCGATGTAGACGATGCCCCGCGCCGCCTTCTCCACGTCGTAGTCGGCGTTGTGGAGCAGGTTCTGGATGATGTTCTCCACGTCCTCACCCACGTAGCCGGCCTCGGTGAGGCTGGTGGCGTCCGCGATGGTGAAGGGGACGTTGAGGAAGCGCGCCAGCGACTGCGCCAGCAGCGTCTTGCCACTTCCCGTGGGGCCCACGAGCAGGATGTTGCTCTTGCTCAGCTCCACGTCCTCCGAGCCCGAGGGCTTCATCCCCGGGCGCGGCCGTGTCGTCGGCTTCTTCTGGTAGATGCGCTTGTAATGGTTGTAGACCGCGACCGACAGGACCTTCTTCGCCTGGTCCTGGCCGATCACATAGTCATCGAGGAACGCCTTGATCTCCATCGGCGTCGGCAAGCTCACCTGCGGCTTGCCTTCCTCTCGCTCGTTCTCGTCCGCGATGATGTCGTTGCAGAGCTTGATGCACTCATCGCAGATGTAGACCGTGGGGCCCGCGATGAGTTTGCGGACCTCGCGCTGCGACTTGCCGCAGAACGAGCAGGACAGGTTGACGTGGTGCTCCTTCTTCACTGCCGCCTCCGAGTTCACCGACCCCGGTTCCCCGGAGCCTATCAGCCGACACCACCACACCCAAGTCGTTTGGCTGCCCACGTCTCGAACAGCCTTCCGCCAAAATATAGGCCCCGGTTGAATCCACAGGAAGCCCATCCCGAATGTGTCGTCCAACGGGCTGTGCACCGTCGGACGGGGTCAGCGTTGAGTAACACTCGTTCAGGCGTCATTCACGCCCGAAGCGAGCTCCTCCAGATCCTGGGCGAGGGCGCCCGCCCGCTCGGCGATGGCATGGGGAACCCGGCGGCACCCGGACACCTCGGCGGCCAGCTTACGGGCCATCTGGGCCAGCTTGCGCACCTGGAAGCTCTCCGGAGGGGGCTCCGGCGGCGGCCGGGGGAAGCGCTCCACGATCTCCTTCTTGAGCTCGTTCGGCGGCTTCTCGGGGTCCCAGATACTGTCACGCAGTGAACGATACTCCTGCGGCGAGAGCTGGCCACGCTCCTCGGCGTCCGCCAGGACCTCGATGACCTCGAAGGCCGGGGCCTTCTGGGGGAAGTCCGGCTGGGCCACATCCTCGGCGGGCTCGTGCTTGGCCAGGAAGCTGAACGAGCGCGTCAGCTTCAGGGCCGTCTGCTTCTTGATGTGGAGCTCCTTGAGGCAGTAGGCCTCGAAGGAGGCGTAGCCCCAGGGCTCCCAGAGGTTCTCGTCCCGCACCTGGACGAGCAGCTTGCCCAGCTCGGCCCAGGTGGACTTGAAGCGCTTGGCCGCCACCAGGACGGTGTGGCGGAAGGTGCCCGGGGGCACGGACGCGGCCTTCTTCTCGATGTCGACTTCTGCAGCGGTCACCATGCCCCCTGTATCGGGCAGGAAAACCGAGGGGGCAAAAAAGCGGCCCGCTGCCCCCCAACATCCTCCGCCTATTTCCTACCGATGGTGAACGCGAGGTTCACCGTGGCGCGCTCCCCCGTGTAGGGCTTGAAGGGCCACTTCTTCATCTCGCTCAGCAGGCAGTCGAAGAGCGGGCCCTTCTTGAGCTGCGGGTGGTCCACCCAGAGCTGCGCCACCCGGCCATCGTTGCCGATGGTGAACTCGAGCGGCACCTTGGCGGCGAACCCTGGACGGCGCTCGGCCTCTTCCTTGAAGCAGTGGTAGAGCGTGCTCTGGGACTTCTTCACCACCCGGTTGATGGCCGCCTGATCGTAGTTGACCTCCGTCGACAGGCCGTCCGCGTCCGTGGTCACCCTGCCCGTCGGACGCCCTCCCGAGGGACGGCGATCCGGCTTCTGCGACAGCGAGGCCGAGGCCACCTTCTCCGTCTTCCCGGTCTTGTCCGGCGGCGTCTCGGTGGGCTTGCTGGGGAGCTTCTCCGGCTTCGGTCCGCCCGGGTAGTCGAACAGTTCCTCGGGCACGGAGCGCTTCGCCACGGTGATGACGGGCGGGTCCACCTGGATGGCGAGCTCCCCGCGATCCACGCTCGGCAGGTACACGACCGAATAGCGCGCGATCTGCCACGCGCCCAGCCCCAGCCCTCCGAGCACCACCGCCGCCACGCCGCCGGTGATGAGTCGCGCGCGGTTGCGCCGGGCCCGCGCGGCCCGGGCCTCGGCCTCCACCCGCAGCTTCACCGCCGCCTTGGAGACGTGGAGCTTGAAGGCGTCCAGGTCCTTGAGCTTGCGGAAGCCGCTCGGGCCCGAGGCGGACACGTCCGTCTCACCGGTCAGCTCCCCGGTGTACAGCTTCTCCACCACCTGGTGCCCGGTCAGGGGTCCGAGGACGAGGTCCCCCTGACGGTAAAGCCACTGGGAATCGAGCTGCGCCCTCTCGAGGTCATGGAGATCTTGTGCGGCCGACATGGGCCGGGAAGTATCCCAGGCCACACGGGCCACTACAACGCCCCTCAACCCCCCACCCTCCGTGAAAAGAACCCCCGCCACCCTGTGGATCTGGTACCGCGGCACCCGCTTCATCGGTTTCCAGCGCCAGCCAGGCGGCCTTACCGTGCAGGAGGCCCTCGAGGACTCCATGCGCAGGGCCGGGGTCCCCTACCCCATCATGCCCGCCGGCCGCACCGACCGCGGCGTCCACGCGCGCATGCAGGTGGTGAGTGTCCGGCTTCCTCCCTGCTACACCCCGGAGATGCTCGCCGAGCGGCTCCCCCCACAGCTCCCGCCGGATCTCGGGCTGTGCGTGGCCAGGCGTGCTCCCGATGGTTTCCACTCCCAATGGAGCGCCGTCGGCAAGGAGTACCGCTACCGCGTCCAGCTCGGCGGCACCCCGTCCGAGGCGTGGCGGCCCTTCGTGATGGAGCCCTCGCGCGAGCCCCGGTTGGAGGGCGCGGTGCTGAAGCCGGAGCGGATCTCGGAGTTGCTCGGCGCCATGGTGGGCCGCCGCGACTTCTACGCCTTCCACGAGCACTCCAGTCAGCGCAAGCCGCGCACGCTGGAGTCGGCCACCCTGCACGAGCTGGGGGGCGGTCTCTTCGAGTTCCGGCTTCGGGGAGATGGCTTCGGCCGCTACCAGGTCCGCTACCTGGTGGGCTCCACGCTGCTCACCGCCTCGGGCGCCCTCTCCGAGGAGCGCTTCCGCGCCGCGCTCGACTCGGGCACCACCATCCCCGGCCTCAAGGCCCCCGCCCAGGGGCTCCTGCTCTGGGAGGTGCACTACCCGTCCGACAAGGAGCCCTTCCCGCCCGAGGAGCGGGCCCTCGCCCCGGGTCTCCCCTCGGCGCCCCCCTTCCGCCTCCCGGCCGAAGCGGACGCCCAGGCCGCCTAGTCGACCAGCCGCTCCTCGTACTTCGTCAGCAGATCCGAGATCGCCTCCCGGAGGTACTCGCTCTGGCGGATCCTCGTCGACCGCGACAGCTCCTTGAGCGCATCCAGCTTCTCGCGGTTGAGACGGAACACCACCGAGGTGAGACGAGGATTCATGTCCATGTGCGTTGTCTCCTACAGGTGCGCACAACGTCTCACAGACGCATCGGATCGCAAGAAAATCATCAGACCCGTTGGATCACCCGTGGATCAGAAACGGATCACAGGCCCCAGCGCACGCCGGTGCACAGCTCTACGTCCAATCGGAGTCCGGATCCAAATCCCAGCTGCGCGCCCAGCCCTCCGTAGAGGGAAATGCGCTCCGTCAGGGTGCGCCGGGCCCCCAGGCTCAACCGCGGACCCGCCCAGAAGCCCGGTCGGACGTGCACCCCGGCGCCCACCTCCGTGTAGCTGCGCCACACGTCCGTGATCTCGAAGACGCTCCTCCAGCCCCCGTGCGCCGACAGGCTGAAGCCCGGCGCTCCTCCTCCCACTCGCCCCAGCAGGAAGAGCTCGTCCTCCTCGTATCCCACCGGGATGCTGCCCCCGAGCTCCAGCAGGCCGCTGAGTCCCCGATTCAGTTCCGTGCCCTGGAAGCCCTCCGTGTGCGTCAGCACCGGTCCGGCCTGCAGCGCCGGTGTCCGGAGCGGCCGGCGTGGAATGATCCAGGTCTCCGCCAGGGCCAGCGTGGGGAGTATCGCGAACAGGAGCGATAGCGGGAGGTGGCGCATGGGAAGAACCCGGGGGCGACAGACCCTCACCCCGACCCTCTCCCGGGGGGGAGAGGGAGGGTTGATCAGCTCACCACGGGAAGCGGGTGGCTGTCCGCCGCCGGGCGCTGGATTCCCGCCGCGTCGTTCATCCGTCCCGAACGGAATGGCTCGAGATCCAGGGCCACGAACTTGAACCCCAGCGCCTTCAGCGCCGCGTCCACCTCGCGCCTCACCTCCGCCGACAGGAAGCGCTCGTACTCGTCCGCCGACAGCTCGATGCGCGCGATCTCCTGGTGGTACCTCACCCGGAACTGACGGAAGCCCCTCTTGCGCAGCTCCGACTCCGCCCCCGCGATCTGGAACAGGCGCTCCCTCGTCACCGACGTCCCGTAGGGGATCCGCGACGCCAGGCACGCCATCTGCGGCTTGTCCCACGTGGGCAGCCCCAGCGCGTGGCTCCACGCCCGGATCTCCTCCTTCGTCAGCCCCGCCTTCGCCAGCGGCGACTGCACCGCGTGCTCCTTCGCCGCCTGGTGCCCCGGCCGGTGATCCTTGAAGTCGTCCGCGTTGAAGCCGTCCAGCACCACCTCCAGCCCCAGCTCCTTCCGCTTCGCCTCGCAGAGGTCGTACAGCTCCGTCTTGCAGAAGTAGCAGCGGTTCGTCGGGTTGGCCGCGTAGCTCGGGTTGGCCAGCTCGTCGCTCGACACCACCACGTGCCGCGCCCCCATCCGCGCCGCCAGCTCCCGAGCCTCCCGCTCCTCCTCCGGCGCCACCGACGCCGACAGCGCCGTCAGCGCCAACGCCCGCTCCCCCAGCTCCTCCACCGCGATCTTCAGGACGAACGTGGAGTCCACCCCTCCCGAGAACGCCACCAGCGCCGAACCGTGCGCGCGCAACGCCGCACGCATCGCCTCCAGCTTGGGACGGGAGGAGTCACACAGGGCCTGGATCCGCTCGGGCGTCAGCATGGGGGCACCTCTATAAACGAAGAACCCCCGGGTTGCTCATGCAACCTGGGGGTCCGACCCTCCCTCGAAAGGAAGAGGCAAGCCCGGCTAGCGGGCCTTGCGCTTGGTCGCCGCCGCCTTCTTGGCCGGCTTGGCCACCCGGGCCGCCCGCGCCGCCGGACGCGCCTTGGCACCCTTGCCCGCCTTGGCCGCCGTCTTCGCCGCCTTGGCCGGCTTCGCCGACGACACCCGCGTCACCGGCGTCTTCGTGGGCGGCTGCGCCTTCATCTTCTTGCCCGTGATGATCTTCAGCTCCTCGGACGTCACGTACCCGAGGTCCAGCAGCGACTGGAAGATCTTCCCCGCCCCCTCCTCCACGCTCTCCTGATCCGAGTGGATCACCACCTCGGCCGAGGCCGGCGGCTCATACGGCTCGGTGATGCCGATGAAGTTGGGGATCTCCCCGCTCAGCGCCTTCTTGTAGCGCCC contains:
- a CDS encoding endonuclease domain-containing protein; this translates as MHRASHGELSQLGLLDLCRRLRANTTDAESLLWRLLRARQLMGVKFRRQHQFGPYILDFYAHEAKLALELDGDGHARPEQQARDAARTEFLEAHGLTVLRFSNREVLQETEAVLTRIWNQMSTSPHPVPLPAGEGK
- a CDS encoding AgmX/PglI C-terminal domain-containing protein, producing the protein MSAAQDLHDLERAQLDSQWLYRQGDLVLGPLTGHQVVEKLYTGELTGETDVSASGPSGFRKLKDLDAFKLHVSKAAVKLRVEAEARAARARRNRARLITGGVAAVVLGGLGLGAWQIARYSVVYLPSVDRGELAIQVDPPVITVAKRSVPEELFDYPGGPKPEKLPSKPTETPPDKTGKTEKVASASLSQKPDRRPSGGRPTGRVTTDADGLSTEVNYDQAAINRVVKKSQSTLYHCFKEEAERRPGFAAKVPLEFTIGNDGRVAQLWVDHPQLKKGPLFDCLLSEMKKWPFKPYTGERATVNLAFTIGRK
- the cysC gene encoding adenylyl-sulfate kinase — translated: MAQMTGFTVWLTGMSGTGKSTMAAYIAARLRQVDRNVEILDENELEGALWQGMGDSKDERNTLVRRLGFVAGLLTRNNVAVLVPCVSPYKAAREENRRTIGRYIEVYVDCPTEKLIERDSTGRYKKALSGEIPNFIGITEPYEPPASAEVVIHSDQESVEEGAGKIFQSLLDLGYVTSEELKIITGKKMKAQPPTKTPVTRVSSAKPAKAAKTAAKAGKGAKARPAARAARVAKPAKKAAATKRKAR
- a CDS encoding ribbon-helix-helix domain-containing protein, which encodes MDMNPRLTSVVFRLNREKLDALKELSRSTRIRQSEYLREAISDLLTKYEERLVD
- the larE gene encoding ATP-dependent sacrificial sulfur transferase LarE yields the protein MLTPERIQALCDSSRPKLEAMRAALRAHGSALVAFSGGVDSTFVLKIAVEELGERALALTALSASVAPEEEREARELAARMGARHVVVSSDELANPSYAANPTNRCYFCKTELYDLCEAKRKELGLEVVLDGFNADDFKDHRPGHQAAKEHAVQSPLAKAGLTKEEIRAWSHALGLPTWDKPQMACLASRIPYGTSVTRERLFQIAGAESELRKRGFRQFRVRYHQEIARIELSADEYERFLSAEVRREVDAALKALGFKFVALDLEPFRSGRMNDAAGIQRPAADSHPLPVVS
- the clpX gene encoding ATP-dependent Clp protease ATP-binding subunit ClpX, translating into MKKEHHVNLSCSFCGKSQREVRKLIAGPTVYICDECIKLCNDIIADENEREEGKPQVSLPTPMEIKAFLDDYVIGQDQAKKVLSVAVYNHYKRIYQKKPTTRPRPGMKPSGSEDVELSKSNILLVGPTGSGKTLLAQSLARFLNVPFTIADATSLTEAGYVGEDVENIIQNLLHNADYDVEKAARGIVYIDEIDKIARKGDTPSATRDVGGEGVQQALLKIIEGTRANVTPRGGKKYNQQEYVQVDTTNILFICGGAFHGIDGVIKRRVGEKGLGFGAKITHREDRSVGELLAMVEPEDLMKFGMIPEFIGRLPVVATLNDLKEEDLITILTQPKNALIKQYQKLFEMEKVKLTFTKEALKAIAREAMRRNSGARGLRAILEDAMLDIMYDVPYRDGVKECKITETVVTKHEPPQLVMEKEKKSA
- a CDS encoding Hsp70 family protein yields the protein MHKDPIIGIDLGTTNSCAAIVEDGGNVKLIPYKGGEYTIPSIFAIDDKGNELIGYEAKRQWQLNPKNTIYGAKRLVGRPFQSDIVEAMKKVVAYSVRPGKKNDVVLDVGKKEFTLQEISAKILNKIRDVAANYLKTPIKRAVVTVPAYFNDRQRQTVKEAGKLIDLEVVRIINEPTAAALAYGAGKGVNKKVLVYDLGGGTFDVSIIAIRDRVFEVKATGGDVFLGGIDFDNAIIHHVLKDFAAKTGIDLATDPVAMQRIKDLAERTKIDLSARDDVQFNIPFITMTAQGQPLNIEMKFTRKMLQQLTNHLVDRTLQMVARVLVDSGLSTKDIDEVLLVGGQTRMPIVQDRLTKFFGKTPSKGVHPDEAVAVGAALYAKSLEDNSSLRLQLLDVIPMAIGLERAGGAFHTVFPRNAPIPNARQLVATTSMDNQTELAMRIYQGDHEQVVKNDLLGEFTFSGIRPARAGSVQVEITFDVNVEGILTMRARDPATGREMNTTVRVSS
- a CDS encoding tRNA pseudouridine synthase A codes for the protein MKRTPATLWIWYRGTRFIGFQRQPGGLTVQEALEDSMRRAGVPYPIMPAGRTDRGVHARMQVVSVRLPPCYTPEMLAERLPPQLPPDLGLCVARRAPDGFHSQWSAVGKEYRYRVQLGGTPSEAWRPFVMEPSREPRLEGAVLKPERISELLGAMVGRRDFYAFHEHSSQRKPRTLESATLHELGGGLFEFRLRGDGFGRYQVRYLVGSTLLTASGALSEERFRAALDSGTTIPGLKAPAQGLLLWEVHYPSDKEPFPPEERALAPGLPSAPPFRLPAEADAQAA